A region from the Thermanaeromonas toyohensis ToBE genome encodes:
- a CDS encoding helix-turn-helix transcriptional regulator, translating into MPKPLKEVRIRKKLTQAELARAVGLAQSTIANYEMGRRIPRLHIAQKIAKVLGTRVDNIIFGREGCEMTTDPTPDERAG; encoded by the coding sequence ATGCCTAAGCCGCTAAAAGAAGTCCGGATAAGGAAGAAGTTAACCCAAGCAGAGCTTGCTCGGGCGGTTGGTCTGGCGCAAAGTACAATTGCCAACTATGAGATGGGAAGGCGGATCCCCCGCCTTCATATAGCCCAAAAAATAGCCAAGGTCTTAGGCACCCGTGTAGACAATATTATTTTTGGCCGTGAAGGTTGCGAAATGACAACAGACCCCACCCCCGACGAGCGGGCGGGGTAG
- a CDS encoding YqaJ viral recombinase family protein has protein sequence MIRISQAGACPRRIWLEAQGIEGLPQAESTLRAFEEGHLHEPSILAWAANNLPNAPYTLSNQQLEVKATDFLVGHVDAIGLSSMGNKPVLLEAKCLKRRAFQEFRQNGVKESHPQYYTQVQLYLHGLKRAGWDIGRAYLVARNKETPPTQWWEHHYEYIPYNPEFVCSKIQELEKLAEAIEQKKEVPPPYHPDRDWQCRYPWCVYTQHCWPGWKKQSYEVQDRSDLATVVEMYQEVCEEIKALEELKEELKAKLQEEAGETPIQAGRWLVQWIERRQERFDTKLARKELPAEVLAKLLKVSTYKVLEIKEAV, from the coding sequence ATGATACGTATAAGCCAAGCTGGGGCATGTCCGAGAAGGATATGGCTTGAGGCCCAGGGGATAGAAGGGTTACCGCAGGCCGAATCTACCCTGCGGGCCTTTGAAGAGGGACACCTACATGAACCATCTATCCTAGCCTGGGCTGCCAATAACTTACCTAATGCCCCTTATACCCTGAGCAACCAGCAACTAGAAGTCAAAGCAACAGATTTCCTCGTAGGCCACGTTGACGCAATTGGGCTGAGCAGCATGGGCAATAAGCCCGTGCTACTTGAGGCCAAGTGCTTGAAGAGAAGGGCCTTCCAAGAGTTTCGCCAAAACGGCGTAAAGGAATCCCACCCCCAATACTACACCCAAGTCCAATTGTATCTCCATGGTCTCAAGCGGGCAGGATGGGATATTGGACGGGCCTACTTAGTAGCACGCAACAAAGAGACTCCACCTACGCAGTGGTGGGAACACCACTATGAGTACATCCCTTATAATCCAGAATTTGTTTGCTCCAAGATACAAGAGCTAGAAAAGCTTGCCGAGGCAATAGAGCAGAAAAAAGAAGTTCCGCCGCCGTACCATCCAGACCGGGACTGGCAATGTCGGTATCCTTGGTGCGTATATACTCAGCATTGTTGGCCGGGTTGGAAAAAGCAATCTTATGAAGTACAGGATAGAAGCGACTTGGCTACAGTGGTGGAAATGTACCAGGAAGTCTGCGAGGAAATCAAGGCATTAGAAGAACTCAAAGAAGAGCTAAAGGCCAAACTCCAGGAAGAAGCGGGAGAAACGCCAATCCAAGCTGGCAGGTGGCTAGTTCAGTGGATTGAAAGACGCCAGGAAAGATTTGACACCAAATTAGCTAGGAAGGAACTACCTGCGGAGGTGCTAGCTAAGCTATTAAAAGTTAGTACTTACAAGGTACTAGAGATTAAAGAAGCTGTTTAA
- a CDS encoding helix-turn-helix domain-containing protein has translation MEDMQYIATKLRKLREEKGLTQEEVAKALNIAKSTLGNYEIGRRTPDLPMLTKLAEFYGVSLDYFRPNGHSPTPWWERDEPPSDIELWEFVQKHSNLKLMGDPLDEDAKHDILLFLRAAHEHIKQERKKKAAEAAKREGISQDHSEGSE, from the coding sequence ATGGAGGATATGCAATATATCGCCACTAAGCTTAGAAAGTTGAGGGAAGAAAAAGGTCTAACCCAGGAAGAAGTTGCAAAGGCACTAAACATCGCTAAAAGCACTTTGGGAAACTACGAAATAGGCCGCAGGACGCCAGATTTGCCTATGCTAACCAAGCTAGCAGAATTCTATGGTGTCTCTTTGGACTACTTTAGGCCAAACGGCCATTCCCCCACTCCCTGGTGGGAGAGGGATGAGCCACCGAGCGACATAGAATTGTGGGAGTTCGTGCAGAAACATTCAAACTTGAAGCTCATGGGCGACCCGCTCGATGAGGATGCGAAACACGATATTCTCCTCTTCCTTCGAGCAGCACACGAACACATAAAGCAAGAGAGAAAGAAAAAGGCCGCCGAAGCGGCCAAGAGAGAGGGGATATCACAAGACCACAGCGAAGGGAGTGAGTAA